A portion of the Mus musculus strain AKR/J chromosome Y genomic contig, GRCm38.p6 alternate locus group AKR/J AKR/J_MMCHRY_CTG3 genome contains these proteins:
- the Ssty2 gene encoding spermiogenesis specific transcript on the Y 2 (The RefSeq protein has 12 substitutions compared to this genomic sequence), whose translation MTSLKKKSRRKHSSQALGNIVGCRISHGWKEGNEPVTHWKAIILGQLPTNPSLYLVKYDGIDSVYGQELHSDERILNLKVLPHKVDFPQVREVHLAGALVGREVQHKFEGKDGSEDNWSGMVLAQVPFLQDYFYISYKKDPVLYVYQLLDDYKEGNLHIIPETPLAGVRSGDDNDFLIGSWVQYTRDDGSKKFGKVVYKVLANPTVYFIKFLGDLHIYVYTLVSNIT comes from the coding sequence ATGGCATCACTCAAGACGAAGAGTAGGAGGgacccttcttcccaggccctggggaatattgttggctgcagaatttctcacgggtggaaggaaggtaatgagcctgtcaccctttggaaggccatcattctaggtcaactgccaacaaacccttctctttatttggtgaagtatgacggaattgacagtgtctacggacaggagctccacagcgatgagaggattttaaatcttaaggtcttgcctcacaaagtagtttttcctcaggtgagggatgtccacctcgccagctcCCTGGTTGggagagaggtacaacacaaatttgaggggaaagatggctctgaggacaactggagtgggatggtgctagcccaggtgccattcttacaggactatttttacatttcctacaagaaggatccggtcctctacgtctatcagctcctggatgactacaaggaaggtaacctccacatcattccagagacccctctggctgaggcgagatcaggtgatgacaatgacttcttaataggttcctgggtgcagtacaccagagatgatggatccaaaaagttcggaaaggttgtttacaaagatctagccaatcctactgtgtactttatcaaatttctcggtgacctccatatctatgtctatactctggtgtcaaatatcacttaa